One window of Curtobacterium sp. 458 genomic DNA carries:
- the nadE gene encoding ammonia-dependent NAD(+) synthetase, with protein MRELQAQIAADLDVQPTIDPQQEIDRRVGFLRDYLLTTGAKGYLLAISGGQDSTLAGKLSQLAVESLRSEGHDVSFTTVRMPYRVQADEEDAQLALRFIGAEPGITVNIEHGVDGVVQDTLASGVELSDFVKGNVKARMRMVAQYAVAGQRGLLVVGTDHAAEAVTGFFTKYGDGGVDLTPLTGLTKSQGRQLLEFLGAPARLYEKAPTADLLDDLPGQTDEANLGLTYAEIDAYLQGHDVPDEVAEAIESRYRATAHKRAVPATPFDDWWRATVDAR; from the coding sequence GTGCGTGAACTCCAAGCCCAGATCGCGGCGGACCTCGACGTCCAGCCGACCATCGACCCGCAGCAGGAGATCGACCGTCGGGTCGGGTTCCTGCGCGACTACCTGCTGACCACCGGCGCGAAGGGGTACCTCCTCGCGATCAGCGGCGGACAGGACTCCACCCTCGCCGGCAAGCTCTCGCAGCTCGCCGTCGAGTCCCTCCGGTCCGAGGGCCACGACGTCAGCTTCACCACAGTGCGCATGCCGTACCGTGTGCAGGCCGACGAAGAGGACGCGCAGCTCGCCCTGCGGTTCATCGGCGCCGAGCCCGGCATCACGGTCAACATCGAGCACGGTGTCGACGGGGTCGTCCAGGACACCCTTGCCTCCGGCGTCGAGCTGAGCGACTTCGTCAAGGGCAACGTGAAGGCCCGGATGCGCATGGTCGCCCAGTACGCCGTCGCCGGGCAGCGCGGGCTCCTCGTCGTGGGGACCGACCACGCGGCCGAGGCCGTGACCGGGTTCTTCACGAAGTACGGCGACGGCGGTGTGGACCTCACCCCGCTGACCGGCCTGACGAAGAGCCAGGGTCGCCAGCTCCTCGAGTTCCTCGGAGCCCCCGCCCGCCTGTACGAGAAGGCACCGACCGCGGACCTGCTCGACGACCTGCCCGGACAGACCGACGAGGCGAACCTCGGGCTCACCTACGCGGAGATCGACGCGTACCTGCAGGGGCACGACGTGCCGGACGAGGTCGCGGAGGCGATCGAGTCGCGCTACCGCGCGACCGCGCACAAGCGCGCCGTCCCGGCGACCCCCTTCGACGACTGGTGGCGCGCGACCGTCGACGCGCGGTAG
- a CDS encoding metal-dependent transcriptional regulator, with protein MTDLVDTTEMYLRTILDLEEEAIIPLRARISERLGHSGPTVSQTIARMERDGLVVVSGDRHLELTTEGRSRATHVMRKHRLAERLLSDVIGLDWAFVHDEACRWEHVMSEQVEVRLLEMLGNPTESPYGNPIPGLAEIGGPDAGGFLDGVQNIVTATEGTDAVATGTIRRLGEPVQFEPELLHQLRTAGVMPGRVASVQRAGAYVAVRVDGEDSGIELPSEVAQHVYIERGDA; from the coding sequence GTGACCGATCTCGTCGACACCACGGAGATGTACCTGCGCACGATCCTCGACCTCGAGGAAGAAGCGATCATCCCGCTGCGCGCCCGCATCTCGGAGCGCCTCGGTCACTCGGGTCCCACGGTCTCGCAGACCATCGCCCGCATGGAACGTGACGGCCTCGTCGTCGTGTCCGGCGACCGCCACCTCGAGCTCACGACCGAGGGGCGTTCCCGAGCGACCCACGTCATGCGCAAGCACCGTCTCGCCGAGCGGCTGCTCTCCGACGTCATCGGGCTCGACTGGGCGTTCGTCCACGACGAGGCCTGCCGCTGGGAGCACGTGATGAGCGAGCAGGTCGAGGTCCGGCTGCTCGAGATGCTCGGCAACCCGACGGAGTCGCCGTACGGCAACCCGATCCCGGGGCTGGCCGAGATCGGCGGGCCGGACGCCGGCGGCTTCCTCGACGGCGTGCAGAACATCGTCACCGCGACCGAGGGCACCGACGCCGTCGCGACGGGCACGATCCGCCGCCTGGGTGAGCCGGTGCAGTTCGAACCCGAGCTCCTCCACCAGCTGCGGACCGCCGGGGTCATGCCCGGTCGGGTCGCGAGCGTGCAGCGCGCGGGCGCCTACGTCGCGGTGCGGGTCGACGGCGAGGACTCGGGCATCGAGCTCCCGAGCGAGGTCGCACAGCACGTGTACATCGAACGCGGCGACGCCTGA
- a CDS encoding choice-of-anchor G family protein, whose translation MPSTATRFALRAGATATVAAVIIGGAALPANAAATDVTQAEGRLLAGSGTVDLDTIAALAGSYGATAPGGAADGGSNPLDLTVLDSLGVQVPGGIQLLGANGLVDVGVAGQYSSTSTTGAVAAAGAVTGDGAIQVGAPGSDGASIDLQPLLAGLDLDGVISDASVDLGALSARAEATRTFEGADVSTDYQVASADVSVVSPAVAALVGQLNTTLGTTSTTLNTALGAGGVTTALTGAVTDDLTDVLNTVPGIAVGDTTATVTADVDLAAAVSSITASPLTSGAVTIDLSTGTVSIDLDDLYTLNDLAPNTRLLASDTINAQIEEAIADILTNQVPALLTDALQDALDVATVNVDVSTDATVLVADAGLDISVDTTLGQLLGTSTTDPEVTLTGTGALALLDDLGLTAGLEAVVDTALLPALTTAVGGIVTEDFVSDTVDTLVDTLEDVVTALDPVLDALNELVSITINSQTAPAFSDPDGDATGATTVRAVRIELLPAVDAATVDIATATVQADAFAGIAITDPEDGTETTVPTEDDTTDVPVSGTAEPGSDVDVTLDGDEDGTQSTVTDEDGTWTVTFPDVAVGDHEAVAVETIGTLVSDPDSVTFVVAAAPVDPTDPTDPTEPGTPGTPGGPGGDGPGAGVGPGAGGGGGSLAYTGAELLPIMLIAGLLLAAGGGTLLARRLRRTA comes from the coding sequence ATGCCATCCACAGCAACACGCTTCGCGCTGCGCGCGGGCGCCACGGCCACCGTGGCCGCGGTCATCATCGGCGGTGCGGCGCTCCCCGCGAACGCGGCCGCCACCGACGTCACCCAGGCCGAGGGCCGCCTGCTCGCGGGCAGCGGCACCGTCGACCTCGACACGATCGCGGCACTCGCCGGGTCGTACGGCGCGACCGCTCCCGGCGGCGCCGCCGACGGCGGGTCGAACCCGCTCGACCTCACCGTCCTCGACAGCCTCGGTGTGCAGGTCCCCGGCGGCATCCAGCTCCTCGGGGCCAACGGCCTCGTGGACGTCGGGGTCGCGGGTCAGTACTCCTCGACCTCCACCACCGGGGCAGTCGCCGCGGCCGGGGCGGTCACGGGCGACGGCGCGATCCAGGTCGGCGCTCCCGGCAGCGACGGCGCGAGCATCGACCTGCAGCCGCTGCTCGCCGGACTCGACCTCGACGGGGTCATCAGCGACGCATCGGTCGACCTCGGGGCGCTCTCCGCGCGGGCCGAGGCGACCCGCACCTTCGAGGGTGCCGACGTCAGCACCGACTACCAGGTGGCCAGCGCGGACGTGTCCGTCGTGAGCCCGGCGGTCGCCGCGCTCGTCGGGCAGCTGAACACGACGCTCGGCACCACGAGCACGACCCTCAACACGGCGCTCGGCGCGGGCGGGGTCACGACGGCGCTGACCGGCGCGGTCACGGACGACCTCACCGACGTCCTGAACACCGTCCCGGGCATCGCGGTCGGTGACACCACGGCCACCGTGACCGCGGACGTCGACCTCGCGGCCGCCGTCTCGTCGATCACCGCGTCCCCGCTCACCTCGGGCGCCGTCACGATCGACCTGTCGACCGGCACGGTCTCGATCGACCTCGACGACCTCTACACGCTCAACGACCTCGCGCCGAACACGCGACTGCTCGCGAGCGACACGATCAACGCGCAGATCGAGGAGGCGATCGCCGACATCCTGACGAACCAGGTGCCGGCGCTGCTGACCGACGCGCTCCAGGACGCGCTCGACGTCGCCACCGTGAACGTGGACGTCAGCACGGACGCCACGGTCCTCGTCGCGGACGCCGGCCTCGACATCTCCGTCGACACGACCCTCGGCCAGCTCCTCGGCACCTCGACGACCGACCCCGAGGTCACCCTCACCGGAACCGGGGCACTCGCGCTCCTCGACGACCTCGGTCTCACGGCCGGTCTCGAGGCAGTCGTCGACACGGCGCTCCTGCCCGCGCTGACCACCGCGGTCGGCGGCATCGTGACCGAGGACTTCGTGTCCGACACCGTCGACACGCTCGTCGACACGCTCGAGGACGTGGTCACGGCCCTCGACCCGGTGCTCGACGCACTCAACGAGTTGGTGTCGATCACGATCAACTCGCAGACCGCCCCGGCGTTCAGCGACCCGGACGGTGACGCCACCGGCGCCACCACGGTCCGTGCCGTCCGCATCGAACTGCTCCCCGCGGTCGACGCGGCGACGGTCGACATCGCGACCGCGACCGTGCAGGCCGACGCCTTCGCCGGCATCGCCATCACCGACCCGGAGGACGGCACCGAGACCACCGTGCCGACCGAGGACGACACCACGGACGTGCCGGTCAGCGGCACCGCGGAGCCGGGCTCGGACGTCGACGTGACGCTCGACGGTGACGAGGACGGCACGCAGTCCACGGTCACCGACGAGGACGGCACCTGGACCGTGACGTTCCCGGACGTCGCCGTCGGTGACCACGAGGCCGTCGCGGTCGAGACCATCGGCACGCTCGTGAGCGACCCCGACTCGGTGACCTTCGTCGTGGCTGCGGCGCCGGTCGACCCGACCGACCCGACCGACCCGACCGAGCCGGGCACCCCCGGCACGCCGGGCGGTCCGGGCGGTGACGGGCCCGGCGCAGGCGTCGGCCCGGGTGCCGGCGGTGGTGGCGGCTCGCTCGCCTACACCGGCGCCGAGCTCCTGCCGATCATGCTGATCGCCGGCCTGCTCCTCGCCGCCGGTGGCGGCACGCTCCTCGCTCGTCGCCTCCGCCGCACGGCGTAG
- a CDS encoding HNH endonuclease has protein sequence MRTLVLNAGYEPLAVISFRRALVLVMNQKAAIVAADLDHPVTGSTSTYDRPSVIILTRYVRIPHSRLVPVSRRGVLRRDGNRCAYCDRHATTIDHVQPKSRGGQDSWENLVACCLACNNTKGDRTPQEMGWRLRFRPRAPHGASWVVRGIERPQADWDEYLVAA, from the coding sequence ATGCGCACTCTCGTCCTCAACGCCGGTTACGAGCCCCTCGCGGTGATCTCGTTCCGACGGGCCCTCGTGCTGGTCATGAACCAGAAGGCCGCCATCGTCGCCGCCGACCTCGACCACCCGGTGACCGGGTCGACGTCGACGTACGACCGTCCGTCCGTCATCATCCTCACCCGGTACGTGCGCATCCCGCACTCCAGACTCGTGCCCGTCTCCCGCCGCGGCGTCCTCCGTCGCGACGGCAACCGCTGCGCCTACTGCGACCGGCACGCCACCACGATCGACCACGTCCAGCCGAAGTCCCGCGGCGGGCAGGACTCGTGGGAGAACCTCGTCGCCTGCTGCCTGGCGTGCAACAACACCAAGGGTGACCGCACTCCGCAGGAGATGGGGTGGCGGCTGCGCTTCCGCCCGAGGGCGCCCCACGGCGCCTCGTGGGTCGTGCGCGGGATCGAGCGTCCGCAGGCGGACTGGGACGAGTACCTGGTCGCCGCGTAG
- a CDS encoding TetR/AcrR family transcriptional regulator, which translates to MPSAEPRRLRADARQNVDAILQAARTVFARSGVDAPVREVATEAGVGVGTLYRHFPQRADLVAAVFTSEIDDTAAEADRLRAEYPPGEALDRWVTRFTRFVATKQGLSAALHSGDPAFDALPGYFVDRLGHVVRELLDAAIATGEVRTDVDAVELLQAIGDLSHRAPAADGSPNPMVRVLLDGLRVRGD; encoded by the coding sequence GTGCCTTCCGCCGAACCGCGTCGCCTGCGCGCCGACGCCCGCCAGAACGTCGACGCGATCCTGCAGGCAGCCCGGACGGTGTTCGCCCGGTCCGGGGTCGACGCCCCCGTGCGCGAGGTCGCTACCGAGGCCGGCGTGGGTGTCGGCACGCTCTACCGGCACTTCCCGCAGCGCGCGGACCTCGTCGCCGCCGTCTTCACGTCGGAGATCGACGACACCGCCGCCGAGGCCGACCGTCTGCGGGCCGAGTACCCGCCGGGGGAGGCCCTCGACCGCTGGGTCACCCGGTTCACCCGGTTCGTCGCGACGAAGCAGGGCCTGTCCGCGGCACTGCACTCGGGCGACCCGGCGTTCGACGCGCTGCCGGGGTACTTCGTGGACCGGCTCGGGCACGTCGTGCGCGAGCTCCTCGACGCGGCGATCGCCACGGGGGAGGTCCGCACCGACGTCGACGCCGTGGAGCTCCTGCAGGCGATCGGCGACCTCAGCCACCGGGCACCCGCAGCCGACGGCTCGCCGAACCCGATGGTGCGTGTCCTGCTCGACGGGCTGCGCGTCCGCGGCGACTGA
- a CDS encoding aldo/keto reductase, producing MQYRTLGRTGIKVTPYALGAMMLGQFGNPDRTEGIRIIHRALDAGINFIDTADRYGDSEEVVGEALAGRRDQVVLATKFHGPVDDDVNHRGASRRWIVEAVERSLRNLRTDHIDLYQLHRPDPDTDIDETLSALTDLVRQGKVRAIGSSSMRGSEIVEAQWVSERRGFERFRTEQPNYSILDREIEREVLPVAQRYGMGTLVYSPLAGGSLTGRYRAGQSNDEFRASTGMRHFRDERRLAAIEQLIALADETGIRLTHLAMAFTIAHPGVTSAIAGPRTMEQLEDTLAGVDVVLSDEVLDRIDAIVPPAESIGAMDMVYRGPEVGSPAMRRRPEDERAAA from the coding sequence ATGCAGTACCGCACCCTCGGACGCACCGGCATCAAGGTGACGCCCTACGCGCTCGGCGCGATGATGCTCGGCCAGTTCGGCAACCCCGACCGCACCGAGGGCATCCGGATCATCCACCGGGCGCTCGACGCCGGCATCAACTTCATCGACACGGCGGACCGCTACGGCGACTCGGAGGAGGTCGTCGGCGAAGCGCTGGCCGGACGACGCGACCAGGTCGTCCTCGCCACGAAGTTCCACGGTCCGGTCGACGACGACGTGAACCACCGTGGAGCGTCTCGGCGGTGGATCGTCGAGGCGGTCGAGCGGTCGCTCCGGAACCTGCGCACCGACCACATCGACCTCTACCAGCTGCACCGCCCGGACCCCGACACGGACATCGACGAGACCCTCTCGGCGCTCACCGACCTCGTCCGGCAGGGCAAGGTCCGCGCGATCGGCAGCTCGTCGATGCGCGGCTCGGAGATCGTCGAGGCGCAGTGGGTGTCCGAGCGCCGCGGGTTCGAGCGGTTCCGCACCGAGCAGCCGAACTACTCGATCCTCGACCGGGAGATCGAGCGCGAGGTCCTGCCCGTCGCGCAGCGGTACGGTATGGGGACGCTCGTCTACAGCCCCCTCGCGGGCGGCTCACTGACCGGGCGGTACCGTGCCGGGCAGTCGAACGACGAGTTCCGGGCGAGCACCGGCATGCGGCACTTCCGCGACGAACGACGACTCGCCGCGATCGAGCAGCTCATCGCGCTCGCCGACGAGACCGGGATCCGGCTCACGCACCTCGCGATGGCGTTCACGATCGCGCACCCGGGCGTGACGTCGGCGATCGCCGGGCCCCGCACGATGGAGCAGCTCGAGGACACCCTGGCCGGGGTGGACGTGGTGCTCTCCGACGAGGTCCTCGACCGGATCGACGCGATCGTCCCGCCGGCCGAGAGCATCGGCGCGATGGACATGGTGTACCGCGGGCCCGAGGTCGGCTCCCCGGCGATGCGCCGCCGCCCCGAGGACGAGCGGGCCGCTGCCTGA
- a CDS encoding MATE family efflux transporter has protein sequence MSTTTLDHGDRVADRNRWYLSAAPIARALVHLCVPMAAAMVVSAVYNVINAGFIGSQHDTSLLAAITFGTPLLGLVMAVGGVFGVGGSALMSRMLGASEHEPDRAQDIKHVAAFSLWGAVVTGAVLGGVGLLLLHPLVALLGADARAVPATSAYVAVMLAFVPVLAASFALEQIVRSEGAARQAMVGLVLSTLGNLVFDVLFILVLHWGVAGAALAVGLGNLVAIGYWVVWLQRHSANVSFAPRWITLRGDVVRPVLGVGAGELLQAAFLIVTTLVLNNLASAYGDDPLAAMGVAVRIAQVPEFLVMGVTIGVLPLLAYAFGKGDAARLRSALRAAAMTVGAIVLVFSGTVFVFREQVFTVFSGDHAVLAIGVTILTAQLVATIVNGFTGLLTSLFQATGMVVPAMTLSLAQGVLFIPIVFVGNLWFGLAGIIWALTVTEVLVFAAALVLWAVSRARIARGLAEGSPERAEAALVESAA, from the coding sequence ATGAGCACCACCACCCTCGACCACGGCGACCGCGTCGCCGACCGGAACCGCTGGTACCTGTCCGCGGCCCCCATCGCCCGCGCCCTCGTGCACCTCTGCGTGCCGATGGCTGCCGCGATGGTCGTCAGCGCCGTCTACAACGTCATCAACGCGGGCTTCATCGGCTCGCAGCACGACACCTCGCTGCTCGCCGCGATCACCTTCGGCACCCCGCTCCTCGGCCTGGTCATGGCCGTCGGTGGCGTGTTCGGCGTCGGCGGCAGCGCGCTGATGTCCCGGATGCTCGGCGCCTCCGAGCACGAGCCGGACCGAGCGCAGGACATCAAGCACGTCGCGGCGTTCTCGCTCTGGGGCGCCGTGGTGACCGGAGCCGTGCTCGGCGGCGTCGGACTCCTGCTGCTGCACCCACTCGTCGCCCTGCTCGGTGCCGACGCCCGAGCCGTCCCCGCGACGAGCGCCTACGTCGCCGTGATGCTTGCGTTCGTGCCGGTCCTCGCCGCGTCCTTCGCGCTCGAGCAGATCGTCCGCTCCGAGGGCGCCGCGCGGCAGGCGATGGTCGGGCTCGTGCTGTCGACCCTCGGCAACCTGGTGTTCGACGTGCTCTTCATCCTCGTGCTGCACTGGGGCGTGGCCGGCGCGGCACTCGCGGTCGGTCTCGGCAACCTGGTCGCGATCGGGTACTGGGTGGTCTGGCTGCAGCGGCACAGCGCGAACGTCAGCTTCGCTCCGCGGTGGATCACGCTGCGCGGCGACGTGGTGCGGCCGGTCCTCGGCGTCGGCGCGGGCGAACTGCTGCAGGCCGCGTTCCTCATCGTCACGACGCTCGTCCTGAACAACCTCGCGAGCGCCTACGGCGACGACCCGCTCGCCGCCATGGGCGTCGCGGTCCGCATCGCCCAGGTCCCGGAGTTCCTCGTCATGGGGGTCACGATCGGCGTGCTCCCGCTCCTCGCGTACGCGTTCGGCAAGGGCGATGCGGCCCGACTGCGCTCGGCCCTCCGCGCGGCGGCCATGACGGTGGGAGCGATCGTGCTCGTGTTCTCCGGCACCGTGTTCGTGTTCCGCGAGCAGGTCTTCACGGTCTTCTCGGGTGACCACGCCGTGCTCGCGATCGGCGTGACGATCCTCACGGCGCAGCTGGTCGCGACGATCGTCAACGGGTTCACCGGCCTGCTGACGTCGCTGTTCCAGGCGACCGGGATGGTCGTCCCCGCCATGACGCTCTCCCTGGCGCAGGGCGTGCTGTTCATCCCGATCGTGTTCGTCGGGAACCTGTGGTTCGGGCTCGCCGGGATCATCTGGGCGCTCACCGTGACCGAGGTCCTCGTGTTCGCCGCGGCGCTCGTGCTGTGGGCGGTGTCGCGGGCGCGGATCGCCCGAGGCCTCGCCGAGGGGTCGCCGGAACGCGCGGAGGCGGCGCTCGTCGAGTCGGCCGCCTGA
- a CDS encoding MarR family transcriptional regulator — translation MTQQAPQFDTPLQLMRWIGWAQRKAAEEWVRDRDLTQEQSFVLGYLQRSPGAIQRELAEVTRTSAASVSSLLQGLERRGLVERRPDADNARTKRVHATEAGTALIAGFEDAMYALDDEILAPLTLGERATLHDLLRKVTAALPEPTR, via the coding sequence ATGACGCAGCAGGCACCGCAGTTCGACACGCCGCTCCAGCTCATGCGCTGGATCGGGTGGGCGCAGCGCAAGGCCGCCGAGGAGTGGGTCCGCGACCGCGACCTCACGCAGGAGCAGTCCTTCGTGCTCGGGTACCTGCAGCGTTCGCCCGGCGCGATCCAGCGTGAACTCGCCGAGGTCACCCGGACGAGCGCCGCCAGCGTCTCGAGCCTCCTGCAGGGGCTCGAACGGCGCGGGCTCGTCGAGCGTCGTCCGGACGCCGACAACGCCCGCACCAAACGGGTCCACGCCACCGAGGCGGGAACCGCCCTCATCGCCGGGTTCGAGGACGCCATGTACGCCCTCGACGACGAGATCCTCGCACCGCTGACCCTCGGCGAACGCGCCACCCTGCACGACCTCCTGCGCAAGGTGACCGCAGCCCTCCCGGAGCCCACCCGGTAA
- a CDS encoding flotillin family protein, protein MEVLFALGAVPLVIVGVIVLAVIVLVYAKLVYRNAGADEALIITGKRSRKVKNADGTETVESGIKVVLGAGVLVRPFFERVAKLSLSSRAIDINVNAQDSRGVTIDVEAVALVKVGEADASIRAAAQRFLGQEKKIDDFAREVLSGSLRASIGATDVSTIIRNRDQLTVAVLDVAKDALHSQGLDVDSFEIKGISDRNEYISDLGRAERARVRLEAENAEAQADREAREARARADQAIAEAENALAIRRAALQLDSDRASAEAAAAGPLAHARAAQGVVEQEQLTAQKRAELRRAELESEVTAVAEANARKTRLEAEAAAGAQVETARAQAEARRISAEAVAAEAQAESEARKLAADASRAEGEAAADAIRAKGQAEADATKAQADALAQHSEAVLRVKAIETLPSIARELAAPMGNIDKLTVVSSDGAGSLSKSVVSQFSEVDALLGTTAGFTLSDIVKSTTTGQAAARAVAREQETAAADAE, encoded by the coding sequence ATGGAAGTCCTGTTCGCACTCGGCGCCGTTCCGCTGGTCATCGTGGGCGTGATCGTCCTCGCGGTGATCGTGCTCGTCTACGCCAAGCTCGTCTACCGCAACGCCGGTGCGGACGAGGCGCTCATCATCACCGGCAAGCGGTCGCGCAAGGTGAAGAACGCCGACGGCACCGAGACCGTCGAGTCCGGCATCAAGGTCGTCCTCGGCGCCGGCGTGCTCGTCCGCCCGTTCTTCGAGCGGGTCGCGAAGCTGTCGCTGAGCTCGCGGGCGATCGACATCAACGTCAACGCGCAGGACTCCCGCGGCGTCACGATCGACGTCGAGGCGGTGGCGCTCGTCAAGGTGGGCGAGGCGGACGCCTCCATCCGTGCCGCGGCGCAGCGTTTCCTCGGTCAGGAGAAGAAGATCGACGACTTCGCGCGCGAGGTCCTGTCGGGTTCGCTCCGCGCCTCGATCGGCGCGACCGACGTCTCGACGATCATCCGCAACCGCGACCAGCTGACGGTCGCGGTCCTCGACGTCGCGAAGGACGCCCTGCACAGCCAGGGCCTCGACGTCGACTCGTTCGAGATCAAGGGCATCTCGGACCGCAACGAGTACATCAGCGACCTCGGTCGTGCCGAGCGCGCCCGTGTCCGGCTCGAGGCCGAGAACGCCGAGGCGCAGGCCGACCGCGAAGCCCGTGAGGCCCGTGCCCGCGCGGACCAGGCGATCGCCGAGGCCGAGAACGCCCTCGCGATCCGCCGAGCCGCGCTCCAGCTCGACTCCGACCGGGCCTCGGCCGAGGCCGCTGCGGCGGGACCGCTCGCTCACGCCCGCGCCGCGCAGGGCGTCGTGGAGCAGGAGCAGCTGACGGCGCAGAAGCGAGCCGAGCTCCGTCGCGCCGAGCTCGAGTCCGAGGTCACCGCCGTGGCCGAGGCGAACGCCCGCAAGACCCGGCTCGAGGCCGAAGCCGCCGCCGGTGCCCAGGTCGAGACGGCCCGTGCACAGGCCGAGGCCCGTCGCATCTCCGCCGAGGCCGTCGCCGCGGAGGCTCAGGCGGAGTCCGAGGCCCGCAAGCTCGCCGCCGACGCCTCGCGCGCCGAGGGCGAGGCAGCGGCCGACGCGATCCGGGCCAAGGGCCAGGCCGAGGCCGACGCGACCAAGGCGCAGGCCGACGCGCTCGCGCAGCACTCCGAGGCGGTGCTGCGCGTCAAGGCGATCGAGACGCTCCCGAGCATCGCGCGCGAGCTCGCAGCGCCGATGGGCAACATCGACAAGCTGACGGTGGTGTCGTCGGACGGCGCCGGCTCGCTCTCGAAGAGCGTCGTGAGCCAGTTCAGCGAGGTCGACGCACTCCTCGGGACGACCGCCGGCTTCACGCTGAGCGACATCGTGAAGAGCACGACGACGGGTCAGGCCGCAGCGCGCGCGGTGGCACGCGAGCAGGAGACCGCGGCCGCCGACGCCGAGTAA
- a CDS encoding C40 family peptidase, translating into MTLNGSAADDQTANPTNTADAPTALPTRRTARAAAPQPVKTAPLAGGRRAAQAAQRAEQAKASSSARKRRFLAPLVLTVAAGMFGTMAVPAAFASTQQPSDAAAAAQRQLRTTGEQNFSVSDAVALAGTSRDGYGATAQSTLDAEAAQQAEAKAAAAAAKQAAATEKARAATATQYASYSGPSAADYVATSTAANTPFSLPAVVATAKQYIGTPYVFGGADPSGFDCSGYVMFVYAQYGINLAHSVPLQDQAGTTIPESEAQPGDVVIFNNEAHDGFYMGNGMIMDAPKPGGSVSIRPIWTSDYHIVRFGI; encoded by the coding sequence TTGACGCTGAACGGTTCCGCCGCGGACGACCAGACCGCGAACCCGACGAACACCGCCGACGCCCCCACGGCCCTCCCCACCCGACGCACCGCGCGCGCTGCCGCCCCGCAGCCCGTGAAGACCGCACCGCTCGCCGGTGGGCGCCGTGCCGCACAGGCCGCCCAGCGCGCCGAGCAGGCGAAGGCCAGCTCGTCCGCCCGCAAGCGCCGGTTCCTCGCGCCCCTCGTCCTGACCGTCGCCGCCGGCATGTTCGGCACGATGGCGGTCCCGGCAGCGTTCGCGTCGACCCAGCAGCCCTCGGACGCCGCTGCCGCCGCCCAGCGCCAGCTCCGCACGACCGGCGAGCAGAACTTCTCCGTGTCCGACGCGGTCGCCCTCGCCGGCACCAGCCGCGACGGCTACGGTGCGACGGCCCAGTCGACGCTCGACGCCGAGGCCGCGCAGCAGGCCGAGGCGAAGGCCGCGGCAGCTGCCGCGAAGCAGGCCGCCGCGACCGAGAAGGCCCGCGCGGCGACCGCCACGCAGTACGCCTCGTACTCGGGCCCGAGCGCCGCCGACTACGTCGCGACCTCGACGGCCGCGAACACCCCGTTCTCACTGCCCGCCGTCGTCGCGACCGCGAAGCAGTACATCGGCACGCCGTACGTGTTCGGCGGCGCGGATCCGTCCGGGTTCGACTGCTCGGGCTACGTGATGTTCGTGTACGCGCAGTACGGCATCAACCTCGCGCACTCCGTGCCCCTGCAGGACCAGGCCGGCACCACGATCCCGGAGTCCGAGGCACAGCCCGGCGACGTCGTCATCTTCAACAACGAGGCGCACGACGGCTTCTACATGGGCAACGGCATGATCATGGACGCGCCGAAGCCCGGCGGCTCCGTGTCGATCCGTCCGATCTGGACCAGCGACTACCACATCGTCCGCTTCGGGATCTGA